A window of Daucus carota subsp. sativus chromosome 2, DH1 v3.0, whole genome shotgun sequence genomic DNA:
aaaatattattatgtagATGTAGTTTAACAAAACTATTTGATGATGGGTTAAATAggattatttgattttaaaggCTAAAAGCTTGTTTAATTTACAGGATGAATTATAATAAAGATCGAAATTTAGTAATAGTATTTTCCGAGGGTCGgttcaattaaattatttgatttattttagaatttcttatttatttaaaaatcttcgattgatttcaattaaattttaaaatatattttatcgatTAGTAATCGTTCTGAGTAAAAGTTTCTGATTTTCCGGAAAAAAAATCGATATCGATATGATTATCAATAGATGGGTGGATGAACATATTAGtccttccatcccaaattaCATGACCTCGTTGATTTTGGGCACACAGTTTAAgtttcattgaccgcataggtacatgacttatttttaaaattttatttttcaaataaaaattaaaatataaaattttcatttataaaagaaaaaacaaaaaaataaatttcggaagtagacggttaatgcacctaaagttagctgaactcatctaatttgggatggaggtagtagtTCCGACGATTtcaatttaaattgattttttttttgtaaggtcaatttaaattgatttattaTCTAATTTTCCTAGGGATGGACATTTACACCGCCCCGCTCGATCCCGACTTGATCCCCGCCCtgttcgggtcggggattcggggaatttttcgggggcggggcggggtcggggattggTGTCTCACCGCCCCGATCCCGaccccgattatatatatatatatatatataaaatatatatttatatatattatactaaatatattactagaaatagatgaactttataatataattaaaagtaaaaaataatctttatttttattgattgattataaatatattgtagtataatatattttattatttaaattgttgtttatttatattagaaatcaattttaatatgatttgatgttgaaaatataagataatattaattttattattatattaggagttagtagtttgttttttaactagaaagtatattatatattataaaattattatttttttattaaaaaaaattccccGAAATCCTGCGGGATCCCCGTTCGGGGAGGGGATCGGGGAGGAAAATAATCCCCGTTCGAGGTTCGGGACGGGATCGGGTAGTGGTATTAAATTCGGGGATCTGAATTGGGGATAGCACTCCCGCCCCCGAAGTGGCCCCGTGCCCATCCCTAAATTTCCCACAATACTTTGGTTGAAAATCCAAATTTTTACCTCACCCCTCCGCCGACCTCGTCCCATTTTCCGACGACTCCCTTCTGTAATTTTTGAACTGGGTATTCAAGAAAATCTCAATAGGAATTTTTATTATTCGTTTAAATAGAATTGATGGTGTACAAAGATATGAATGATGCTTCATCTGATTATCATGGTACTCTAAGAACTGAAACCCTTGTCACTGGATCAGTCCCTGACGTGGGTTTTTCTCCGGCGCCGGTGGTTTCTCCGGCAGGTGGGGATTCAACAGCTGCCACAGAGGATAGAGGTAAAAAATTTAACCCTtgtcaaattattaatttttacagCTTTGAAATCTTGAAGTTCTTGTAAATTGGGGACAATTTTTGTGTATCATATGTTAGTATGTCATGTTATTCTAAGCCCGGGTGGTTCGAAACTTCGAAAAAAACGTGACTTAAATTTTAGTGTCTGTGTggaatgaattataatttataatgaaTGTATAAGATTTCAAGGGAGGTTATATGTAGATATTCGATTGTTATAGAAGATATTACTTGATGACCTGATTAAATTATGTTGTGATTTAGGGTTATGATTGTGATAGTTTGATCTATTTTCGAGATATAAGTGCAATTAGGTGTCTTTGTAAAGGCTGTTTTGTGTACATTGTAATTTTTGTACATAAGAGAGACTTGAATTGTAAGGCACATTGGTTTGTTTAGGATAGGTTTTACTCATTGAGTTATTGTGCTGCAGTTAAGGAGAGGTATTGTGAACAAAGAGAAGCTCTGCCAGGAGAGCCTCGATGTGTTATATGCGGGCGCTATGGTGAATATATATGTGATGAAACTGATGATGATGTTTGTAGTCTGGAATGTAAACAGTTACTTCTTTCTAAGATTAATAAATCAGAACAGTCAGACACTGTTCCACCTCCCGCTAGACTACCCACATCTGATGAATGTTATTATGTAAGAGATACTGGCACCAAAGCGGACTGCCAGTCTTTGGAAGAGAACCAGACTGAATTGCTTAGACTAAAGCTTGATATTTCTGTGAAAGGGAACTGCGTACCTGCTCCTATATTGTCCTTTGCTTCTTGCAACATTCCTCGTAAACTTCTGGAAAATATAGAAGTTGCGGGATATGAAATGCCAACCCCTGTCCAAATGCAAGCAATCCCGATTGCTTTAAAGGGTCAAAGCCTTCTTGTCTCAGCTGAGACAGGTTCGGGGAAAACTGCATCCTATATGATTCCTGTTGTGTCTTATTGTGCTCAGTTTAAACATGAGCAGTCTTCAAAGATGAAAAAACCATCAGCAATGGTTCTTGCCCCAACCAGGGAACTCTGCATACAGGTGGAGGAACAAGCCAAGTTGCTTGGAAAGGGACTGCCTTTTAAGACGGCTCTTGTTGTTGGTGGTGATCCCATGGCGAGACAACTTTATCGCATCCAGGAGGGTGTGTCTCTGATTGTAGGAACCCCCGGTAGGCTAATAGATCTTTTAACTAAGCATGATATGGAATTGGATAGTGTTTCTATGTTGGTCCTTGATGAAGTGGATTGCATGCTTCAGAAGGGCTTCCATGAGCAGGTGATGCAAATATATAGAGCTCTATCACAACCCCAAGTTTTAATGTATTCAGCAACAATCTCGAGGGAAGTTGAGAAATTGGCAAGGTTAATGACAAATGATTTGGTTATAGCCACTGTCGGAAAACCTGGCAATCAAAATTCTTCTGTAAAACAGGTAACAATCTGGGTGGAATCaaagcaaaagaagaaaaaacttTTTGACATATTGACAAGCCAGCAGCACTTCTTGCCGCCCGCAGTAGTTTTTGTTGGTTCAAGACTTGGTGCGGATCTCCTTTCTGAAGCAATAACAGCCACTACTGGAGTGAAAGCTCTATCAATACATGGAGAGAAGCCGATGAAGGATAGAAGACAAATTTTAAAGTCATTTCTGATGGGTGAGGTACCTGTGCTTGTGGCCACCAGCATTTTGGGTCGAGGAGTAAATCTCTTCGGTGTAAGACAGGTTATTATGTTTGATATGCCAAATTCCATTAAGGAGTATATTCACCAGATTGGAAGGACATCGCGGATGGGAGAGGAGGGTACATCAATAGTTTTCATAAACGAGGAAGACAAAAAGATATTTCCTGAGTTGGTTGAATTCTTAAAATCTTCTGGGGCTCCTATCCCAAGAGAGCTGGCTAATTCGCGGTACATGATGAGATCTTTCTCATCTAGTTCGGGAAACAAGAAGAGGAAGCATGGTCTCTGAGGTTTACAACTTCTGATTGTTGTTTACATTAAAGACGTCATAGAAAGGAATATATAGTATCTGATGCAAGTTTTAGCATGGTAACTTTAGCTTTATGTTTTAATCTTGAATTGAGTAATGGAAACGTGATGGActgactattttttttaatttcaaattttaacttCGAATATGTCTTTTAGGTCTTCAGGAATGCAAATATTTGTCCGTCCTGAGTCATGGAGGCTGtcaggtagttaaaaatattagtaGCTCTTTTTTCCCCTGCATATTTCAGATATTATGGGTCACCGAGATTCTTTAGTTGTATTAATTTGTATGTGACTTTTGTCAGCCATTTACTTTCCAGGATATGCCTCTATCAGAGCTAAAACGCAATAGCAGGATATTATCATTTTTAGTTAGGCTCATCACTGCCAGATGCTAGAGTATCATGTGTTAGAGAGACGCCTGTGTCAGAGGTAGAAAACAAGCACAGGGTAACTGTAGCTTTGGATAAGGCTTGTACTTGCTGGAAGAATGAgtatcatgtatatatattctaaacAGGTCAGAAATACATCCCAACATACTTTGTGTCGATAGGTTGGAATAGAACGGAGTAGTTGAGAATGGAACAAATAGAAACATTAATCTCGTCTTTATCTATATGTGTGCCCTTGTTACAATTCAGCAGATTATGCTATTTTGTCCCCTATCAGTTGTGCGATGCCAATATATTTTCAGTTGATAATTTTGGTTTTGAGCTGCATCATCTTGTCCACTCTCTGACTCCTATCTGTCAACATATTCTGTGTTGCTTGGTTCGAATGGAACGTTGTGGTTTGAGAATGTTAATTCCGATGCCGATttttatctatatctatatgcATGGCCTTTTTATATTTCAGCAAATGAGCAAATTTTGCTAGAATTCATTCATTTCATATCACTGGTGCAAAGCCATTTTATTCTCAAACTCTATATTTTCACTATCTTGATTTCAATCTGCAGCATCGCTCTCAATTCCTATCCGTCATTCTTCAATTCCATCATTATGTGTGCAAAGACTCTTAGTATATGATACCCCTATATGTTCCtctaatattcaaaaaaaaaatcaaaagttgATGTATTGAATCTTTAGTTCCCATTTATGTTGCTAAAATTTAGATTTTGAAGATGTCCATGAATATCTTCTGTTTGATTCAGCTACCCTAATTCAAAATCTTTAATATCCGTGTCCATGAATATCACcgttagttttgtaaaatgAAAAGAGTATTACTGGTACCTAAATCTGATTATTCTTATGAATTGGGCGCGAGATTTCCGCTGTGAAACTTCCATGCAAAATATTTCCTTTGCCTGGAAATTTCATTGCAACTTGCTGACTTGTAATGCAAGTGcaactcatcatcatcatcctttttaccaataataattaatattcaaattattcaACGGCAAAGTACTATATTAtggttttttaattataacatattattatgtagtagttctttaataatatttatgtctAACAGCTTAAGTTTATATTATATCGACAACAGATTGCAGTTTGTACAAATATTAAGCCtccaaaacaaattattttgCAGAGCTgtgttgaataaaaatatattttaaagacaGTCtggtgaaaaaataataatttttttggggGGGATAATTGCATTTCTCATTTCCACTTGCACAACACGAGCAATTCGAACACAACAATCTAGAAACTTTCTAACCGTGTCCgactaaaaaacaaattaagtAGCTTCCTCTGTGAAAAATACAAGATTATATTGAAATATACTTAAGTAGTTTGATTTTTTAGCACATTTCTAAGTTTTTTTAACCGTCTAgtaaaacttattatttttaaaatttcttttgctGAATTACAATAGTAATcagatatttttattcaaaatcataaaatttaaaatataatgatcCTTACTATATGATCAAAGgacttaaaaaaatatgtcaaaaagtcaaacgatctatattttacttaaaaatgTATGTCAGCAAGTCAAACCACCTATATTTGAAAACAGATAGATTACTGCATTATTTAAGAAACGGGTTTCCTATAAACTAAGCCAAACATCACTCAAGTCAATCAGATGCAATTATATTGGCAAACATGCTTTCCAGGGAACTTCTTTTCTGAATTCCTTGCACTCGTGGTTTTGTGCAGTGAGAACAGTAATACAAAGTTATACAGCCCCGTGTGTTTTTTGGACATTTGGCAATGAAGCCTTGAATTTTGAAGTTACATAGCAAAGTTGTAAGCATGCATGACACAACACACAACTAAGCCGTTTTTACTTAAAAGCTCTACCTCTTAAGACTTCTAAGAACAACTTACACCAAGTATAAAAGAATAACAACCCGAACGTCTGATAAGAAAGACAGACCTTACCTACTTGTTATCATATAATACAAGATGATGAGAGTATCTGTACTTCCGATGCTTCTGTTTCCAGTTCTGTGCGCGTTCATTTTGCTGCTGCTGCTAAATTTCTCCGTGATGTATGACAAACTTTTGATCTTTTCATATACAAGTATATTACGATATTCTGTGTTCAACGGTATCATATTTGCTATTCTAGTCAGGAGTTCTGGATCATCTGGTGGTGGAGTTGATGAATTATTACCCTGTCTTCAATTTTCTGACGGAATATCAGAGGAGCAAATTGAGGATATAGGGTATGCCAGTGAAGACGGTGAAACAGATGGTTCCAATGATTATGACTCTCACTGTGGCTCAAGTGGTTATGAGGAGGACAATGATGATATTCATAGTGACGGCGAGATAGACTCAGTTGAGGATCACGAAGAAACTGACAATGACTTGGAGAACAGAGTTGAGGCATTCATCTCTAAGGTTATACAAGGATGGAAGGAGGAACTATTGACTGAGAAAATGTCAGGAATTGATCTTTGATACTGATTTGTAaatgtttttgtgattttctgtGTTCGTAGGCTAGGAGtgtataaaaacaaaacaagtaaGAAGCAGTGTTTGCTACTAGAGATTAGCAAGATAACAGATAGAATTGAGAGAATTCTAGAGAGTAGAGAAACTTGTAAAGAAAGCTAGGGTTTATAGTGTTAGAATAATAGTAGTATTATTCTTATAATTTAAGTGAATATAAACTTGAATGGTTGTGACTATTCGAATAGTGGTGTCTGTTGAAAGAATAGTAGTGTCTGTTGGAATATGAAAGGGTATCAAGTTTCTTTTCATAGTGTATATATATCTGATGGCCACAGATATTAGACATATCTTGAATACATACTGAAAACACAAACAATAGTCACAATACATACAATTCTCTTAGTTTTTAGTTCGCTGGTGTCTAAGAATTTGTAGTGCTTACGATTCTTATAACGTTAATCCGCTCAATCTTGGGAAGCCACTGCCATCTTTCCCTGAAGCACCGGTGGGGAGGCATAGTTGCTTTTAAGGACACTGTTTGCAAAACTGGGATCGGATTCTTTCTGCAACATACTTCATAATAAACAGGTTCTTTCTCTCTGTTGTAAACTACATCATAATTTGCATGATAtattatgtgtgtatatatgtgtaatacTTATGTTtacttataattttgtttttacatATTCAtttagggtcgcgctcaagagagaaccactccttaaaatagaaccatagaaccactagggttctactgcagaaccctaaattttaaatagatttttaggatctaaatctaaaatacatgtttttttcatcgttgtgtgtgttcaaaaataatttaaaaatataatccatagatattgacattttttgtgaagttctgctgcagaaccccaactaatacttaagttctgctgcagaacccttacttaataaggtaagggttctatggttctctctctaatggttctctctagaACATGACCCAtttaatttaatgtaattaGGGTTATAACATATTTGCATCTAGAGTAAATATATGGTTCTGTTTTACTCTGTTCTTGTTCATCactctgttttattttattcttgtttatatattttaatataccacttgttaatatattttacacacTAATTTCCTAACAATCTTAAAAGCAACATATAGCTCTGAAGTTTGTTGAATAAATTCTAACCTAACAAAACATACACGATAACACATTATATCCTAGTCACTCGGAAGTAGGATCTTCAATGTATACGTTATCCCTGCTCCAAGCAGAGAATTTTTATCCGTGAAGACTCTTGGCTCAAGTTTGTTAAATATTCACTTCTATGTTGCCTACTGTAAGTGGTTCACACAATAgcctatatatcttggttgagGATGTTAATCTCTTCTCCTGTCTTCCACTTCCATTTTGCACTTCCGAGTAGGTGATTTAATCTTAGCCCTAAAACAACTACTATAATCTGGAAAGTAGGGATCCTCACTTATTTCAGAAATTTATGAGCTACTCCCCCTGTCTTAATTTATTTGTCTTGTtgactttttatggtcaaattgaccaaattttgactgaaatttacttatataaaataattaaaaaaaattatgaaaaatatattactagaaTCCGCAtctattctactttaaaatgttttttttttcgattttcaagatcatgtaagaataattactaattaccAGTCagagtttggtcaatttgaccacaaaaagtcaaacaagactagaaaaattgggatggagggagtataactttCAAGTACCAGATGTTCTAGAAAGGTTATATAAAAGAAGTTAGCTACAATAACACTTGAGATAGATATGGCAAAAACTGGTGTAGCTGCAAGATCTTGAGAtagaaaatattgaaatttaatgattggtaaaattaaaaaaaaatgtacatGCATTTGAGAGGATATCAACAAAAAACACATGTGATGAAGGGAACAAGGTAAAAGCTATAGAAACTATGGCCCTggttggaagttagaggtttgaagAGAAAGTAGAGGTTTGACCGAAGAGAATCATCTAATTTtggtgtttgatagttagcggattgaaatagcgGTTAGGACTCaaaaatctaattttcaaaaactacTTTAAGGAGCTTTCTCAATTAGAGGTTTGATATGTGTTTATTTGAGCTGCACAAAGCTACGTAAACAGCTAGTTACCAAACAGTTTCATGCAAAATAGTTAATTCAATCCTCTAGTCAAAATACCTAGCGCAATCAGTTAGTCAATACagttaattcaatccgctaacaactAACCGCTAATCCCTAATTGCCAAACACGGCGTATACACTCTACAACATCTCTATGCCCACCTGTATATTATCAGTTGCTTGATGTGTTCTTTTTATCCATACtggtgtaatttttttaaatcttgaaaGCATAAATTTGTCTACGACACACCATATGGAACACCCACTCACCTTCCTAATACATAAATAAGTGAAGCAGGAGAGTCCGAAGACCACAAACAAAAACTGAAGGACAATATTGATTAAAGTGAAAAGTTACCAAAATCATGATAATCATTACCACAGAATATAACTAATTCTGACTGTTACCAGTTACATAGATACCGAGAAGACAAAAATGATGGTTAAGCCAGACAAAGGATTTTGAAACATAAACACTTATATGCAATcttctttaaattttgaatatcatCAAAGTTATACAGTTTCTTCAAGGAAACAATTTGAACTACATAGAAGATACCAGCCAATATGGTATACACAAAAAAACAACAAGTACACTAACCGAGACCAGTTCCAGCATTTCTAGATACAGCATCTGCCTTGATTCTGGGAGGCCTGACTATGCGATCAATCAGCCCATATTCCAAAGCTTCTTGAGCATTAAACCGTTTCATCCGGCTTAAGTCGTTATAGATCTGTGTTTTGCAGAAAAATCACAAAACTTGTGATATTAGAGATAACAGTTATAGTAGCAAAATAATTTAGAGAAACATATTCACATGCTAAAAAACTGATTACTTTATCcaaatttaagaaataatacCCTAAACTACTTGCCTCGAACAAATCAGGCAGCCTTGAGATGTAAAGAAAAAGATTTAGAAACAGACTAACAAAATATTGAAAAGTGCATTAATTACAGAGTCCATGTTCTAATTAAGGTTGTCAGGTCCTAATTGCTTTTCAATAGAATTCAAAGGTGGTAGTGTAACTACTGAGTTGTAGTTTTCAAATCATTATGGACCAGCTACagttattataaacaaaaaatggACTCTGTCAATAAGATAGTAAGGAAACAATGACTTAAATAGCATCAACTATCTGGTCAGGCTTCTATAACACAAGGCCCCTATTAACATGTTCTAATACCATATTCTATTCAAGAATCAAAGGAGGCAAGGAGGGACGTCTATTTGCAAACTAATATAATTTCGCAATAATATCAAGAATACCTTCTCTTCAGGCTGGCCAGTCTTCTGAGACAGCTCTTTGAAAAGATAATTTCTAATCCTGAGAAGCTCATTTGCTTCATTGCGGATGTCATCAGCCTGCCATTATcactaattattaaaatttgattacatGCCCGCATATAGGAGACATAGAACAACGGTGGTGGAAATACATATTCAATGTAACTAATCCTAAACAGCCAAGACATATTCAAACCTGACCACGAGCTGCCCCTGCAGGGGATTGTAACGCAACTCTTGAAAGAGGCATTGCATTGCGATTGCCCTTCATAATACAACAATAGAAGAGAAGAATTTAGTGATAGAGCTTAtacaaaagaataaaaaaacacatattcaTTAGAACTTCGACAGCTTACGACTTGTCTATCTCATATGACAGTTAAGTGTATGATTTTGTTTGCTGAATAttggattaattaaattttgtcaAATGTAAGTTGT
This region includes:
- the LOC108206340 gene encoding DEAD-box ATP-dependent RNA helicase 41, translated to MVYKDMNDASSDYHGTLRTETLVTGSVPDVGFSPAPVVSPAGGDSTAATEDRVKERYCEQREALPGEPRCVICGRYGEYICDETDDDVCSLECKQLLLSKINKSEQSDTVPPPARLPTSDECYYVRDTGTKADCQSLEENQTELLRLKLDISVKGNCVPAPILSFASCNIPRKLLENIEVAGYEMPTPVQMQAIPIALKGQSLLVSAETGSGKTASYMIPVVSYCAQFKHEQSSKMKKPSAMVLAPTRELCIQVEEQAKLLGKGLPFKTALVVGGDPMARQLYRIQEGVSLIVGTPGRLIDLLTKHDMELDSVSMLVLDEVDCMLQKGFHEQVMQIYRALSQPQVLMYSATISREVEKLARLMTNDLVIATVGKPGNQNSSVKQVTIWVESKQKKKKLFDILTSQQHFLPPAVVFVGSRLGADLLSEAITATTGVKALSIHGEKPMKDRRQILKSFLMGEVPVLVATSILGRGVNLFGVRQVIMFDMPNSIKEYIHQIGRTSRMGEEGTSIVFINEEDKKIFPELVEFLKSSGAPIPRELANSRYMMRSFSSSSGNKKRKHGL